One genomic window of Providencia hangzhouensis includes the following:
- a CDS encoding TonB-dependent receptor plug domain-containing protein has product MKIKQITYLVGMALFAAQGQAASDPKAEKNTDVMSVWSTPLAADANVITQEQMTQLNKTNVAQALSTMPGVSIQKSGNRNETQVNVRGFDSRQVPIFFDGIPTYVPYDGTLDLGRFMTSELASVELSTGYTSLLQGPNLMGGAINLTTATPKKPFEANISLNQGFARGADNAHNISARLGGRNDLGFIQVSGSQYKQRFMGIPSSENDNPLAGNNGRRPNSATDDKRMMVKVGWIPREADEYVVTYLKQDGDKNSPPSVTNTKPQIWQWPAYDKESIYFNGTTQITNDIALQSRLYHDTFKNTLHQYRSVKDYKDGIYNYSRYDDYSNGADMRVDFTVRELDMLSFAAHWKEDVHRARAKRDVPFDRYKDNTYSIATEYQWVAIDNLDIIAGIGYDWRKSADGKRYDYKSGDFEKYDGNSQHAFNWEMMARYHLENEDTVQFSVSERSRFPTQKERYTKEKMKSDDTFIINPHIDTERALTYDLTYKGHISPVWSYTSSIYYNHVSDAIMAHRVGTNKNGGYVLENRNSGKVDYFGIDLGTNGQITDWMETGLSYGYIHADPKHYSVKHVAELPTHKAFAWVKFTPYDPFSITITEEARSWAFNYVDAESKVRGYAKTDLRLDYDFGQGISVNTSVNNLFDKSYEYTNGYIEEGRNYWLGIEYKY; this is encoded by the coding sequence ATGAAAATAAAACAAATTACCTATTTGGTTGGGATGGCTTTATTCGCAGCACAGGGACAAGCCGCGTCTGACCCTAAAGCAGAAAAAAACACTGATGTGATGTCTGTTTGGAGTACACCATTAGCAGCGGATGCAAATGTCATCACGCAAGAGCAAATGACACAATTGAATAAAACCAACGTTGCACAAGCACTGAGTACAATGCCAGGTGTATCCATTCAAAAATCAGGTAATCGCAACGAAACCCAAGTGAATGTACGTGGATTTGATAGCCGCCAAGTCCCTATCTTTTTTGATGGCATCCCAACTTATGTCCCTTATGATGGCACCCTTGACCTAGGGCGCTTTATGACGAGCGAACTCGCAAGCGTTGAGCTATCAACCGGATATACTTCACTATTACAAGGTCCAAACTTGATGGGGGGAGCGATTAACCTAACCACCGCTACCCCTAAAAAACCTTTTGAGGCCAATATCAGCTTAAACCAAGGTTTCGCTCGTGGCGCAGATAATGCCCACAATATTAGTGCACGCTTAGGTGGCCGCAATGACTTAGGTTTTATTCAAGTCAGTGGTAGCCAATATAAGCAGCGTTTTATGGGGATCCCGAGTTCAGAAAATGATAACCCATTGGCGGGAAATAATGGACGCCGTCCTAACTCTGCAACAGACGATAAACGTATGATGGTGAAAGTGGGCTGGATACCCCGTGAAGCTGACGAGTATGTGGTTACCTATCTAAAGCAAGATGGTGATAAAAACAGCCCGCCGAGTGTAACAAACACCAAACCTCAAATTTGGCAATGGCCAGCTTATGATAAAGAAAGTATTTATTTCAATGGAACAACCCAAATAACCAATGATATCGCGTTACAGAGCCGTCTGTACCACGACACATTTAAGAATACACTCCATCAATATAGGTCTGTTAAAGACTATAAAGACGGTATCTATAACTACAGCCGCTATGATGACTACAGTAATGGGGCTGACATGCGTGTTGACTTCACCGTGCGTGAATTAGATATGCTGTCATTTGCCGCACACTGGAAAGAAGACGTTCACCGCGCACGTGCAAAGAGAGATGTCCCATTCGACCGCTATAAAGATAATACCTATTCTATTGCTACAGAATATCAATGGGTTGCGATAGATAATCTCGATATTATCGCTGGTATTGGCTACGATTGGCGCAAAAGTGCCGACGGCAAACGTTATGATTACAAATCAGGAGATTTTGAAAAATATGATGGTAATAGCCAACATGCATTCAACTGGGAAATGATGGCTCGTTACCATTTAGAAAATGAAGATACCGTACAGTTCTCGGTATCAGAAAGAAGCCGTTTCCCAACACAGAAAGAACGCTATACCAAAGAAAAAATGAAAAGTGATGATACCTTTATCATTAATCCTCATATTGATACAGAACGAGCCCTAACTTACGATTTGACCTATAAAGGTCATATCTCCCCAGTTTGGTCATATACATCAAGTATTTATTACAACCATGTCTCTGATGCGATTATGGCCCATCGTGTTGGTACTAATAAAAATGGGGGATACGTGCTTGAAAACCGCAATAGTGGCAAAGTTGACTACTTTGGGATTGATTTAGGGACTAACGGACAAATCACTGATTGGATGGAAACTGGTTTAAGCTACGGATATATTCACGCTGATCCTAAGCACTACAGTGTAAAACACGTTGCCGAATTACCTACCCACAAAGCCTTTGCTTGGGTGAAATTCACGCCATACGATCCATTTAGCATTACCATTACCGAAGAAGCAAGAAGTTGGGCATTTAATTATGTTGATGCAGAAAGCAAAGTACGTGGCTATGCTAAAACTGACCTGCGCTTAGATTATGATTTTGGCCAAGGTATTTCTGTTAACACCTCAGTGAACAACTTATTTGATAAATCCTATGAATACACTAATGGTTATATTGAAGAAGGCCGTAACTATTGGTTAGGTATTGAATATAAATATTAA
- the modD gene encoding ModD protein, which translates to MIYVPDALIDQLLLDDIQYGDLTTRALGLQSQMGVMTFASKFGGCISGVTIARRMLEKLGITCDCHFQDGQQVAPQSVLIRAIGPIEALHQGWKAVQNVLEWCGGVSHYTQQMVNILHQYQPDGQLACTRKTIPHTKPLALTAILAGGAIIHRAGSAESILLFTNHRQCLENPNDWVSHIKTLRQAAPEKMIIVEADDYEQAILAINAQADIIQLDKLPIEQIQRLQELTKQQSRPCRLSIAGGINLKTIEAFAQTGVPLLVTSAPYYAAPRDIKVHIFKQ; encoded by the coding sequence ATGATTTATGTGCCTGATGCATTAATCGACCAACTACTGCTAGATGATATCCAGTACGGCGACCTTACCACCCGTGCGCTCGGCTTGCAGTCTCAAATGGGGGTGATGACCTTTGCATCCAAATTTGGGGGCTGCATCAGTGGAGTCACCATCGCCAGACGTATGTTAGAGAAACTTGGTATCACTTGTGATTGTCACTTTCAAGATGGCCAACAAGTTGCCCCACAAAGCGTTTTAATTCGTGCTATTGGGCCTATTGAGGCCTTACATCAGGGCTGGAAAGCGGTACAAAACGTACTGGAATGGTGTGGAGGTGTCAGCCACTACACCCAGCAAATGGTAAATATTTTGCATCAATATCAACCTGATGGGCAACTTGCGTGCACGCGAAAAACCATTCCTCATACTAAGCCCCTTGCCTTAACTGCGATTTTGGCTGGGGGCGCTATTATTCACCGAGCAGGTAGTGCAGAAAGTATTTTACTGTTCACCAATCATCGCCAATGCCTTGAAAATCCAAATGATTGGGTGAGTCATATTAAAACACTACGCCAAGCCGCCCCTGAAAAAATGATTATTGTTGAGGCGGATGACTATGAACAAGCCATTCTTGCCATCAATGCGCAAGCCGATATTATTCAGCTAGATAAATTGCCCATTGAACAAATTCAGCGGCTACAAGAACTCACCAAACAACAAAGTCGGCCTTGTCGACTGTCCATTGCAGGTGGAATTAATTTAAAAACAATCGAAGCATTCGCACAAACAGGGGTGCCATTATTGGTTACATCAGCCCCTTACTACGCAGCGCCGCGAGATATTAAAGTACATATTTTTAAGCAGTAA
- a CDS encoding class I SAM-dependent methyltransferase codes for MLINQIDFAKMYQKHMQQAQRSRKEPEHWDKKAQQMAQTCANPHDPYLVRFRELMDLAGAETLLDVGCGPGSVSLCLANEFKETIGIDYSRGMLEMAELRAKELNIPNARFEQLAWEDDWSSLPKVDISVASRSTLVDDLKAALLKLNRQTKLRVYTTHTINPTFIDEKIIRKIGREVVRLPTYIYAVNILHQMGINARVDFIKSPNKGGFDSFDTFTDSVNWSLKNITPEETAILRQYYDEQAALGKTIPYPSRDWAMVSWDVVDESELIL; via the coding sequence ATGTTAATTAATCAAATCGATTTTGCAAAAATGTATCAGAAACATATGCAACAAGCCCAACGAAGCCGCAAAGAGCCAGAGCATTGGGATAAAAAAGCACAACAAATGGCGCAAACTTGCGCTAATCCCCATGACCCATACTTAGTGCGCTTTCGTGAATTAATGGATTTGGCAGGCGCTGAAACTTTGCTTGATGTGGGCTGTGGCCCAGGTTCCGTTAGCCTTTGCCTTGCTAATGAATTCAAGGAAACTATAGGTATTGATTATAGCCGCGGCATGCTCGAAATGGCTGAACTGCGGGCGAAAGAATTAAATATTCCCAATGCGCGCTTTGAACAACTGGCATGGGAAGATGACTGGAGTTCATTACCCAAAGTCGATATTTCAGTAGCGTCACGCTCAACACTCGTTGATGATTTAAAAGCAGCCTTACTGAAGCTTAATCGCCAAACAAAATTGCGGGTATACACGACCCATACCATCAACCCAACATTTATTGATGAAAAAATAATTCGCAAAATAGGCCGCGAAGTGGTTCGTTTACCCACCTATATTTATGCAGTGAATATATTGCATCAAATGGGCATCAATGCACGCGTTGATTTTATTAAAAGTCCAAATAAAGGTGGATTTGATAGCTTTGACACTTTCACTGACAGTGTCAATTGGTCCCTTAAAAATATTACACCAGAAGAAACCGCTATCTTACGTCAGTATTATGATGAACAAGCGGCACTAGGCAAAACAATCCCTTATCCATCCAGAGATTGGGCAATGGTCTCTTGGGATGTGGTCGATGAATCGGAACTGATATTATGA
- a CDS encoding ABC transporter ATP-binding protein: MSIVSLQEVAIGYHSTAIIDGINLSLPKGEISCLLGANGCGKTTLMKTLLGLLPAIKGEILLNGQGIQTFKPREIAKTVAYVPQAHDTPFTFTVVDMVMMGLTPHISLFSVPKETEKNLAYQQLKHLGISHLATRLYSTLSGGEKQLVLIARALIQKPLLLIMDEPAASLDFGNQIRLLEQIEKLKSHGMTILMSTHHPQHAAAIADNVILLDKQQKARQGLSKCMLTLTNLAALYNVDKHSIQSHFQLPSTFSS, encoded by the coding sequence ATGAGCATTGTATCTTTGCAAGAGGTCGCAATTGGTTATCATAGCACAGCTATCATTGATGGCATTAATCTTTCATTACCTAAGGGGGAGATTAGCTGCTTATTAGGTGCAAATGGCTGCGGTAAAACCACCTTAATGAAAACTTTACTGGGGTTATTACCTGCAATTAAAGGCGAGATCCTACTCAATGGGCAAGGAATTCAAACTTTTAAACCACGCGAAATAGCCAAAACTGTCGCCTATGTTCCCCAAGCCCATGATACCCCCTTTACTTTCACTGTAGTCGATATGGTCATGATGGGCTTAACTCCCCATATTTCATTATTTTCAGTCCCTAAAGAGACCGAAAAAAATTTAGCATATCAACAACTAAAGCACCTTGGCATTTCACATTTGGCAACACGGCTATACAGCACGCTTAGTGGCGGAGAAAAACAGTTAGTATTGATAGCAAGGGCTTTAATACAAAAACCATTACTTCTAATTATGGATGAGCCTGCCGCTAGCCTTGATTTTGGTAACCAAATTCGCTTGCTTGAGCAAATTGAAAAGCTTAAATCCCATGGTATGACGATATTGATGTCAACCCATCACCCACAGCATGCCGCAGCCATCGCTGACAATGTCATTTTGCTCGATAAACAGCAAAAAGCCAGACAAGGGTTATCAAAATGTATGTTAACACTTACTAACTTGGCAGCACTTTATAATGTGGATAAACACAGCATTCAATCTCACTTTCAGCTTCCATCAACATTTTCTAGTTAA
- a CDS encoding FecCD family ABC transporter permease: MNGVLKQGGKSLLLIAVLLISFIIALISGKYSLTLNELYHLLISQLPSHSELSNPRHETVFWQIRFPRTLAAIVIGGGLAIAGAAYQGMFRNPLVSPDILGVSAGAGVGAVIGIFFGQSLFYIQLSAFIGGLITVTLVCFIARLARQHDPILSLVLVGVAISALCGSAISLMKILADPYTQLPSITFWLLGGLSSITQADLMSVLPLMVIGIIPLLLLRWRMNLLSLSDEEAKSLGINVSLTRATFIICATLLTASAVSIAGIIGWIGLIVPHITRMIVGANFRYQLPASLAIGAILLLITDTLARTIAAIELPIGILTSAIGAPFFLAILLQTRRVR; the protein is encoded by the coding sequence ATGAATGGTGTATTGAAACAAGGCGGAAAATCCCTTTTATTAATCGCTGTTTTATTAATAAGCTTTATTATCGCCTTAATAAGTGGTAAGTACTCACTTACACTAAATGAGCTTTACCACCTGCTCATTAGTCAGTTACCTTCTCACAGCGAGTTGAGTAATCCGCGGCATGAAACCGTGTTCTGGCAAATACGATTCCCGCGCACATTAGCCGCTATTGTTATTGGTGGAGGACTGGCTATTGCAGGTGCTGCTTATCAGGGAATGTTCCGCAATCCATTGGTTTCACCAGATATTTTAGGGGTTTCAGCGGGTGCTGGCGTGGGGGCTGTTATCGGTATTTTTTTTGGGCAATCATTATTTTACATTCAGCTAAGTGCATTTATTGGTGGCCTAATTACCGTTACTTTAGTGTGCTTTATTGCCCGACTAGCGCGTCAACATGACCCCATTTTATCTTTGGTTCTTGTCGGTGTCGCTATCAGTGCGTTATGTGGTTCAGCAATTTCATTGATGAAAATTCTTGCAGACCCTTACACCCAGTTGCCTTCCATCACGTTTTGGCTATTAGGTGGGTTATCATCAATTACCCAAGCAGATTTAATGTCAGTATTACCTCTGATGGTTATCGGTATTATTCCACTATTATTATTGCGCTGGCGCATGAATTTACTCAGCTTATCCGATGAAGAAGCTAAAAGCCTTGGGATCAATGTCAGTTTAACTCGAGCTACCTTCATTATTTGTGCCACACTGCTCACGGCAAGCGCTGTTTCTATTGCTGGAATTATTGGTTGGATAGGCTTGATTGTGCCACATATTACCCGAATGATAGTGGGTGCTAACTTTCGCTATCAGCTCCCTGCATCACTGGCAATTGGAGCTATTTTATTACTCATTACTGATACCTTAGCACGTACTATCGCCGCGATTGAATTACCCATAGGCATTTTAACCTCTGCAATCGGTGCGCCCTTCTTTTTAGCTATTTTATTGCAGACAAGGCGGGTGAGATGA